The Oceanisphaera avium genome includes a region encoding these proteins:
- a CDS encoding Abi family protein, whose amino-acid sequence MSRKSPPKVAFTKPPTSFTEQVRLLQQRGLVISDVPKAEFYLAQLNYYRFAAYCLPYEQDHASHTFIAGTQFEQILNLYVFDRELRLLVLDAIERFEVSLRTQIAYQLSQKYQTAHPHLKPELFGDLLEYASSLGKLTSEVKRSREEFIKHLTQKYQEPLPPIWTCVELLTMGQLSRWYSNIKLRADRQVISKSYGLDEKTITSFCEHLSLVRNVSAHHSRLWNRDFTKTTIIPRNGEPALIQSLQNLPDSDRRLRKIYNTLVMLGYLMDVISGEHHWKQRLIQLINHHQIDIGRMGFPADWQARPIWQ is encoded by the coding sequence ATGAGCCGCAAATCGCCCCCTAAAGTCGCGTTTACCAAACCACCTACAAGCTTTACCGAGCAAGTCCGCTTGCTCCAACAACGTGGCCTAGTGATCAGTGATGTCCCTAAAGCCGAGTTTTATCTCGCACAGCTGAACTACTATCGTTTTGCGGCTTATTGTTTGCCCTATGAGCAAGATCACGCCAGCCATACCTTTATAGCTGGCACTCAGTTTGAGCAAATTCTAAACCTATACGTGTTTGACCGTGAACTACGTTTGTTAGTGCTAGACGCCATCGAACGTTTTGAAGTATCACTGCGCACCCAAATCGCGTATCAGTTGAGCCAAAAATACCAAACGGCGCATCCTCATTTAAAGCCAGAACTCTTTGGTGATTTATTAGAGTATGCCAGCAGTCTTGGTAAGCTCACAAGTGAGGTAAAGCGCAGTCGCGAGGAGTTTATTAAACACCTGACGCAAAAGTACCAAGAACCACTACCACCTATTTGGACTTGTGTTGAATTGTTAACCATGGGGCAGCTTTCTCGTTGGTATAGCAATATAAAGCTGCGTGCCGACCGCCAAGTAATAAGCAAAAGCTACGGACTAGATGAAAAAACCATTACCTCATTCTGTGAACATTTGTCGCTAGTGCGCAATGTAAGTGCCCATCATTCTAGGCTGTGGAACCGTGACTTTACCAAAACCACTATAATACCACGCAATGGCGAACCAGCACTGATTCAAAGCTTGCAGAATCTGCCCGATAGCGACCGGCGTTTACGAAAAATTTATAACACCTTGGTGATGTTGGGCTACCTCATGGATGTGATCAGTGGTGAACACCATTGGAAGCAACGTCTCATTCAATTGATTAATCATCATCAAATAGACATTGGCCGCATGGGCTTTCCTGCCGACTGGCAAGCGCGGCCAATTTGGCAATAA
- a CDS encoding AIPR family protein, whose translation MAALQAQFIVPLKDLLQQRFVPHLPSLLGQGGREDKPKKQISRAFSAFVLQQKFDLDVVTAAKAVVDDYADYGIDAIYYHEADQTLYLVQSKMKEDAQFQLGEAQAFIEGVKLLLNKQFQRFNQNVQNLQTEIEAALDECEHIQLLVAYTGNGITIQAQNYLKPAIQELIEEGEEQIAPDYQEYTATEVEQALRSEHAVDAVNERVAVYKFRVQEQPRKVVFGIAKLTDLIALHTTYDRKLYEKNIRYFIGAGRRGVNKAIKDTLLHEPENFIYLNNGITLIGNTVKPKGNIRGHTGSKHVAVDGLSVVNGAQTIASAAQFMRENPEADISQAQVMVTIINTGNDAFHKQVTKARNLQNPVDLGNFAALDDTQERLRQEIKMFGVEYLYRPQQTPAAGIRSITIDTLAKALACMQVDVRMPYQLKVEPSKFTNQESTEYQAIFSADLQGAVAINAVNCCLAIQGLCTAAERSNPSPEKLIYRHFTYCITTLLMAQFKGAITAPEITEQTEFKGLISRAFDELRQQFFDSFTVLALGSAPHAYFKRLGDTALLMKTVWINHLNLAEHPAVIAKQERLQANDPHNQNLFSYLAEQAQRRQGKNAQAANRQTQPA comes from the coding sequence TTGGCAGCATTACAAGCACAATTTATTGTCCCATTAAAAGACTTGCTTCAGCAGCGTTTTGTGCCGCATTTACCGTCATTGCTTGGGCAAGGTGGAAGGGAAGATAAACCTAAAAAACAAATTTCTAGGGCTTTTAGTGCTTTCGTACTTCAGCAAAAATTCGATTTAGACGTAGTGACTGCGGCAAAAGCCGTGGTGGACGACTATGCAGATTATGGTATCGATGCCATCTATTATCACGAAGCTGATCAAACTCTATATTTGGTTCAGTCAAAAATGAAGGAAGATGCGCAATTCCAATTGGGCGAAGCGCAGGCATTTATTGAAGGCGTAAAATTACTTTTAAACAAGCAATTTCAACGTTTTAATCAAAATGTACAAAACCTTCAAACAGAAATAGAAGCCGCATTAGATGAGTGCGAACACATTCAATTGCTTGTCGCATACACAGGTAATGGCATTACTATTCAGGCTCAAAACTACCTGAAGCCAGCGATACAAGAGCTGATTGAAGAAGGTGAAGAGCAAATCGCACCAGATTATCAAGAGTACACCGCTACCGAAGTTGAACAGGCACTTCGCAGTGAACATGCGGTCGATGCTGTAAACGAGCGTGTCGCGGTTTACAAATTTCGCGTGCAAGAGCAACCGCGAAAAGTGGTGTTTGGTATCGCTAAGTTAACCGACCTTATAGCATTGCACACCACCTACGACCGTAAACTTTACGAAAAAAACATTCGCTACTTTATTGGTGCTGGCAGACGAGGGGTGAACAAGGCTATTAAAGATACGCTTTTACATGAGCCGGAGAACTTTATTTATCTTAATAACGGCATCACTCTGATTGGTAACACAGTCAAGCCAAAAGGCAATATTAGAGGGCACACAGGCAGCAAGCATGTTGCAGTCGATGGCCTATCAGTCGTTAATGGCGCACAAACTATTGCCAGTGCTGCGCAGTTTATGCGTGAAAATCCAGAGGCCGATATTAGCCAAGCCCAAGTGATGGTAACTATTATCAACACGGGTAACGACGCTTTTCACAAGCAAGTAACCAAAGCGCGTAACTTACAAAATCCAGTCGATTTAGGCAATTTTGCTGCGCTGGATGATACCCAAGAACGCTTGCGCCAAGAGATCAAAATGTTCGGTGTCGAATATCTCTACCGCCCACAACAAACCCCAGCAGCGGGTATTCGCAGTATCACTATCGACACCTTGGCAAAAGCGTTAGCCTGTATGCAAGTTGATGTACGCATGCCTTATCAGCTAAAAGTAGAGCCAAGCAAATTTACTAACCAAGAAAGCACAGAATACCAAGCCATTTTTAGTGCAGATTTACAGGGTGCCGTCGCCATTAACGCAGTGAACTGTTGCTTGGCGATACAAGGCTTATGCACTGCCGCGGAGCGCAGTAATCCAAGCCCCGAAAAACTGATCTATCGCCATTTTACTTACTGCATAACCACGCTATTAATGGCGCAGTTTAAAGGCGCTATTACTGCCCCCGAGATTACTGAACAAACAGAATTTAAAGGGTTAATTAGTCGCGCCTTTGATGAACTTCGTCAGCAATTTTTTGATAGTTTTACAGTATTAGCATTAGGCAGTGCGCCGCACGCGTATTTCAAACGCCTTGGCGATACCGCACTCTTAATGAAAACGGTGTGGATAAATCATTTAAACTTGGCAGAGCACCCTGCTGTGATAGCAAAACAAGAGCGCCTTCAGGCGAACGACCCACACAACCAGAATTTATTCAGTTATTTAGCTGAACAAGCACAACGCCGGCAAGGGAAAAACGCACAAGCTGCTAATCGGCAAACACAACCAGCGTAG
- a CDS encoding site-specific DNA-methyltransferase, which translates to MSKTKLELTWIGKNERKKLEPRILLEDPSKSYHASQKVTDNDIFDNKLIFGDNLLALKALEQEYAGQVKCIFIDPPYNTGSAFEHYDDGIEHSVWLSLMSERLRLLQRLLRQDGIIFIQIDDREHAYLKVLCDEIFERRNFITSVTVQMSHLSGVKMSHVEKNIPKIKEHILVYSNSPDFKFNKVFVKADWDSTFSRYRSFLSCEPSEPIETWTVEPLGAVIKSKNLSGDSLEKFLLKNAHRIFRTARNRSEVFMTLPKDEQFRAIKTSSGLDKYAYKGEEVLFCSEKLVDIDGENVPAKPLGDIWLDIGINNLHNEGSVDFRNGKKPEKLVKRCIDLSTNPGDLVLDSFGGSGTTGAVAHKMGRRWIMVELGEHCHTHIIPRLQKVIDGEEQGGISKAVNWQGGGGFRYYKLAPSLIVKDKFGLEVINKEYNPEMLAEAVCKLEGFTYAPSVVDWWDHGYSTETDHIYVTTQSLSVEKLEALSEEVGSDRTLLVMCGAFRCEVSRFANLTLKKLPKAILDKCQFGQDDYSLNVANLTDDASDESDAQQDD; encoded by the coding sequence ATGAGCAAAACCAAATTAGAACTGACCTGGATAGGCAAAAACGAGCGTAAAAAGCTAGAGCCGCGCATTTTATTGGAAGACCCTAGTAAGTCTTACCATGCAAGCCAAAAAGTCACCGATAACGATATTTTTGATAATAAGCTGATTTTTGGCGATAACTTATTGGCGTTGAAGGCGTTAGAGCAAGAGTATGCAGGGCAAGTGAAATGTATTTTTATCGATCCTCCGTATAACACTGGCAGCGCTTTTGAACACTACGACGATGGTATTGAGCATTCGGTCTGGCTTTCCCTTATGAGTGAACGCTTGAGACTACTGCAAAGACTTTTAAGGCAAGACGGGATCATCTTTATTCAAATAGATGATCGAGAGCATGCGTATTTAAAAGTTTTATGTGACGAGATTTTCGAAAGAAGGAACTTTATAACATCAGTGACTGTTCAAATGAGTCATTTGAGTGGTGTAAAAATGAGCCACGTAGAGAAAAATATCCCTAAGATCAAGGAGCATATACTTGTATATTCGAACTCCCCAGATTTTAAGTTTAATAAAGTCTTCGTTAAAGCTGACTGGGATTCAACATTTTCACGTTATCGCAGTTTTCTATCTTGTGAGCCCTCGGAACCAATTGAAACTTGGACTGTAGAACCTTTAGGTGCTGTGATCAAAAGTAAGAATTTGTCAGGTGACTCACTAGAGAAGTTTTTATTAAAAAATGCGCATCGTATTTTCAGGACTGCGAGGAACCGTTCCGAAGTATTTATGACTTTACCGAAAGATGAACAATTTAGAGCTATTAAAACCTCATCAGGATTAGATAAGTATGCATATAAGGGGGAAGAGGTTTTATTTTGCTCTGAAAAGTTAGTCGATATTGATGGTGAAAATGTACCAGCTAAACCATTAGGTGATATTTGGCTCGATATAGGTATCAACAATTTGCATAACGAAGGCTCTGTGGATTTTAGGAACGGAAAAAAACCAGAGAAGCTAGTAAAGCGTTGCATAGACCTGAGCACAAATCCTGGCGATCTTGTGCTTGATTCTTTCGGTGGCTCAGGCACAACAGGTGCAGTTGCACACAAGATGGGACGTCGCTGGATTATGGTTGAATTGGGCGAACATTGTCATACCCATATCATTCCGCGTTTACAAAAAGTCATAGATGGCGAAGAACAAGGCGGCATTTCTAAAGCCGTTAACTGGCAAGGTGGTGGTGGCTTCCGTTATTACAAACTTGCTCCCTCGTTGATTGTTAAAGATAAGTTTGGCTTGGAAGTGATCAACAAAGAGTACAACCCAGAAATGCTTGCTGAAGCCGTTTGTAAATTGGAAGGCTTTACCTATGCGCCATCGGTAGTTGATTGGTGGGATCATGGTTACTCAACCGAAACTGACCATATTTACGTTACCACGCAAAGCTTGTCGGTCGAAAAACTAGAAGCATTGTCTGAAGAAGTAGGCAGTGACCGAACCTTATTGGTGATGTGTGGCGCATTTCGCTGTGAAGTGAGTCGCTTTGCCAATTTAACTCTGAAAAAACTACCTAAAGCTATCTTAGATAAGTGCCAATTTGGCCAGGACGATTATTCGTTAAATGTGGCCAATTTAACGGATGATGCTTCTGACGAGAGCGACGCACAGCAAGATGATTAA
- a CDS encoding DEAD/DEAH box helicase produces the protein MTMDLSSLKPEQLRAINNVIGRLSLRQPQQDSLRALAVAISASEHKLLNPKRDVPELLETLKTQFPKLSDFERDFPSLCFALATGVGKTRLMGAFITYLYQVHGIRNYFVLAPNLTIYEKLISDFSPASPKYVLKGITDFVLAPPEVITGDNYESRGAQIQSDLFGSVRINVFNIAKINTEVRGGKAPRIKRLAETLGESYFEYLSNLPDLVLLMDESHRYRADAGMRALNELNPLFALELTATPFTESSRGPVHFKNVVIDYPLACAMDDGFVKEPAVVTQRNFDASQYDKDELETIKLMDGIRLHEQTKVDLTTYAHENDAKLVKPFMLVIARDTTHAAELLTKLESVFEGRYRGKVIQVDSSKKEEETIQALLNVEHVDEPTEIVIHVNMLKEGWDVTNLYTIVPLRAANARTLIEQSIGRGLRLPYGKRTGVEAVDTLSIVAHDKFQEIVDEANDPNNPLRLKTRVLDRPEDDVTKQSVQIKSNLEQQLTGSGITATGADGTRVVQASKATYTTQNQQTVARAALDVIKQYQSRPSDAPTSRALLNNEVKAQITEQVKAQLTQEQHKLFTNESVDIAAIVEQVTQLTVDNTIDIPRIIVSPSGEVCTGYHPFDLDIAAIKGLRPMDRTLIQQSLQDNHQTIRGEGDSGNNEPVKQNYILKKLFDYDDIPYDEQAELLFDLATQAVNTLAAENEEDVVEDILQNQSDAIAKLIHAQLNNHFFEEATEYVVDVRSGFSTLRECAYTIAQDQPVQNYRDTVRDVSRIKQMLFGGFSRCLYPLQKFDSDTERRFAVILERDCEKWFKPAKGQFKMYYKRGSEHPEYVPDFVVETADYVLMIETKSTQHQNQDGSWSEEVTEKSRSGVKWCNQASEYLAQYDGKPWKYLLIPHDAVKEANSLDYFVQQFTQAD, from the coding sequence ATGACCATGGATTTATCAAGCCTAAAACCTGAACAGTTACGCGCCATTAATAACGTAATTGGCCGTTTAAGTTTGCGCCAGCCGCAGCAAGACTCGCTACGTGCTTTGGCAGTGGCGATTAGCGCCTCAGAGCATAAACTGCTTAATCCAAAACGCGATGTACCAGAATTATTAGAAACCCTAAAAACGCAGTTCCCTAAGCTCAGTGATTTTGAGCGTGACTTTCCATCACTCTGTTTTGCCTTGGCAACGGGTGTAGGTAAAACTCGTTTGATGGGCGCATTTATTACCTATTTGTATCAGGTGCACGGCATTCGTAATTATTTTGTGTTGGCACCTAATCTAACCATTTATGAAAAATTGATTAGTGATTTCTCACCAGCTTCGCCTAAATATGTGTTAAAAGGCATTACCGATTTTGTGCTGGCACCGCCAGAAGTGATCACCGGTGATAACTATGAAAGCCGTGGCGCACAGATACAAAGTGACCTATTCGGCTCAGTGCGTATTAATGTATTCAACATCGCCAAAATTAATACCGAAGTGCGTGGTGGCAAAGCCCCGCGTATTAAGCGTTTAGCGGAAACCCTAGGCGAGAGTTACTTTGAGTATTTATCGAACTTACCTGATTTAGTGCTATTAATGGACGAATCGCACCGCTACCGTGCCGATGCCGGTATGCGTGCGCTCAATGAGCTCAACCCCTTGTTTGCTTTAGAGCTAACGGCAACGCCATTTACAGAGTCAAGCCGCGGTCCGGTACACTTTAAAAACGTGGTGATTGATTATCCTCTAGCCTGCGCTATGGATGATGGTTTTGTAAAAGAGCCTGCGGTAGTGACTCAGCGTAACTTTGATGCCAGCCAGTATGACAAAGATGAGCTCGAAACCATTAAGTTAATGGATGGTATTCGTCTACATGAGCAAACCAAGGTGGATTTAACCACTTATGCACACGAAAACGATGCGAAGTTGGTTAAGCCCTTTATGTTGGTGATTGCCCGTGATACCACCCATGCCGCAGAGCTGCTAACTAAGCTTGAAAGTGTATTTGAAGGGCGCTACCGCGGCAAAGTGATTCAGGTTGATAGTAGCAAAAAAGAAGAAGAAACCATTCAGGCACTGCTAAACGTTGAGCATGTGGATGAGCCCACCGAGATTGTGATCCACGTAAACATGCTTAAAGAAGGGTGGGACGTAACTAACCTGTACACCATCGTACCGCTGCGTGCCGCCAACGCTAGAACTCTAATTGAACAGTCGATTGGCCGTGGTTTACGTTTACCTTATGGCAAACGTACTGGTGTGGAAGCTGTCGACACACTAAGTATTGTCGCCCATGATAAATTCCAGGAAATTGTTGATGAGGCCAACGATCCAAACAATCCACTGCGCCTGAAAACGCGAGTATTAGATCGCCCAGAAGATGATGTAACCAAACAAAGTGTGCAGATTAAATCGAATCTAGAGCAGCAACTTACTGGCTCAGGTATTACTGCGACCGGCGCCGATGGCACTCGTGTGGTACAAGCGTCTAAAGCGACTTACACCACGCAAAATCAACAAACCGTTGCCCGCGCCGCCCTGGATGTCATCAAGCAATATCAAAGCCGACCAAGTGATGCGCCAACCAGTAGAGCTTTGTTAAATAACGAAGTGAAAGCTCAGATTACTGAGCAGGTTAAAGCTCAGCTAACCCAAGAACAGCACAAATTGTTTACCAATGAGTCTGTAGATATTGCTGCAATTGTTGAGCAAGTGACGCAGCTAACGGTAGATAACACCATCGATATTCCACGGATTATCGTATCGCCATCGGGCGAAGTATGCACAGGCTATCATCCGTTTGATTTGGATATTGCCGCCATTAAAGGCTTAAGGCCAATGGACCGCACTCTCATACAACAAAGTTTACAAGACAATCACCAAACCATTCGTGGCGAAGGGGATTCGGGCAACAACGAGCCGGTGAAGCAGAACTACATTTTGAAAAAACTGTTCGATTACGACGATATTCCTTACGACGAGCAAGCTGAGCTTTTGTTTGATCTAGCTACTCAAGCAGTCAATACACTGGCGGCTGAAAACGAGGAAGATGTGGTTGAGGACATTCTGCAAAACCAAAGTGATGCTATTGCGAAGTTAATTCATGCGCAACTAAACAACCACTTCTTTGAAGAAGCAACCGAGTACGTCGTCGATGTACGTAGTGGCTTTAGCACCCTACGTGAATGTGCCTATACCATAGCCCAAGATCAGCCGGTGCAAAATTACCGTGATACCGTACGCGATGTCAGTCGCATCAAACAAATGCTCTTTGGCGGTTTTAGCCGTTGTTTATACCCGCTGCAAAAGTTTGACTCAGACACTGAACGCCGTTTTGCGGTGATCTTGGAGCGTGATTGCGAGAAGTGGTTTAAGCCTGCCAAAGGCCAATTCAAGATGTACTACAAACGCGGTAGTGAGCACCCTGAGTACGTACCGGACTTTGTGGTCGAAACCGCAGACTATGTTTTGATGATTGAAACCAAAAGTACACAACATCAGAACCAAGATGGCAGTTGGAGTGAAGAAGTAACAGAAAAATCGCGCAGCGGTGTGAAGTGGTGTAATCAAG